The Primulina huaijiensis isolate GDHJ02 chromosome 12, ASM1229523v2, whole genome shotgun sequence genome has a window encoding:
- the LOC140990314 gene encoding GTP-binding protein At2g22870-like — protein sequence MFLSHRLPRIHLISHFTCPKPKRLLLITSTIVSKPIPASISHFSATIDTPSKPQVTAPLPLETLFVPPDTDVSSLEISSLGARILKGSNIVLSKYAAGDGTEVVNSEFVKSSVTTEDCPSDGIPEFALVGRSNVGKSSLLNSLVRRKRLALTSKKPGKTQCINHFRINDSWYLVDLPGYGYAAAPHEIRTDWDKFTKDYFLNRPTLVSVFLLIDASIPAKKIDLDYASWLGQNQIPMTLIFTKCDKRKKKRNGGRRPEENVQEFQELIRNFFQTAPPWIMTSSVTNQGREEILLHMSQLRNYWLKH from the exons ATGTTTCTGAGCCATCGACTTCCAAGAATTCACCTCATCTCTCATTTCACTTGTCCCAAACCCAAGAGGCTTCTGCTAATCACCTCAACCATCGTATCCAAACCCATACCTGCTTCCATCTCCCACTTCTCCGCGACAATCGATACCCCGTCAAAGCCCCAAGTAACTGCGCCGCTTCCTCTTGAAACTCTCTTTGTGCCGCCGGATACAGACGTTTCATCTCTAGAAATCTCGAGCTTAGGCGCGAGAATCTTGAAGGGCTCGAATATCGTGCTGAGTAAGTATGCTGCAGGCGATGGTACTGAAGTTGTGAATTCGGAGTTTGTGAAGAGCAGTGTAACAACTGAGGACTGTCCTTCAGATGGGATACCGGAATTCGCGCTCGTGGGCAGGTCTAATGTGGGGAAATCTTCGCTTCTTAACTCGCTCGTTAGGCGGAAGCGGCTCGCGCTCACTTCCAAGAAGCCTG GGAAGACACAATGCATCAACCATTTTCGCATTAATGATAGCTGGTACCTCGTCGATTTACCAGGCTATGG GTATGCAGCCGCTCCACATGAGATTCGAACAGACTGGGACAAATTCACCAAGGATTACTTCCTCAACCGGCCTACACTTGTCTCTGTTTTCCTTCTGATTGATGCCAGCATTCCCGCAAAAAAGATTGATCTTGATTATGCTAGTTGGTTGGGACAAAATCAG ATTCCGATGACTTTAATATTCACCAAATGTGACAAacggaaaaagaaaaggaatggAGGGAGACGACCTGAAGAAAACGTCCAAGAGTTTCAGGAGCTGATACGCAACTTTTTCCAGACGGCACCACCTTGGATCATGACCAGTAGTGTCACAAACCAAGGAAGAGAGGAGATACTTTTGCACATGTCTCAGTTAAGAAACTACTGGCTCAAGCATTAG